The Amycolatopsis sp. NBC_01480 genome segment ACCTCGGCCAGATGCGCGACCGCGCCCGTGAGGCGATGGTCGACCAGCGTGCCGCGCTCGAGTGGGTGCACCCGGACCCGCAGTCGCTGTGGTCGCTCGCCGCGAGCCGCCGCATGTGGGAGCGCCGGACGAACGACCAGGACTTCCTGCACCTGCGCGTCGGCCGCAGCTCGCACCGTCTCGCTACGCGGCTGGTCCCGCCGCAGACGGGCCCGGTCGACGAGCTGGAGCCGATCGCCACCCTCGCGCTGCGCCGGTTCGTGCGCGCGCACTCGATCGTGCCCGACCTGCCCACGCAGATCACCCTGCGCGGGTTCGCGGCCGTGAGCATGCAGGGCGAGCGCGCGCTGACCCGCGGCCTCGCCCGCGCCATGGTCGCGCAGCTGGTCGCCTTCCACGGCCCCGACGACGTGATGATCGCGATCGCCACCGCGGGCCGGGCGAAGGAGGAGTGGGAGTGGGCGAAGTGGCTCCCGCACGTTCAGCACCCGACGATGGCCGACGGCATCGGCCAGCTACGCATGATGGCCGGCTCACTGGCCCAGGTTGAGCAGTGGCTGGACGAGGAACTGCGGGACCGCCAACGGTTCTCGCGTAACGCGACCCCGCCGCCGGACCAGCCGCATGTGGTGATCATCGTCGACGACGCCGAGGTGACCCGCGAGGAGCAGATCATCCTCGAAGAGGGTCTGGTCGGCGTCACGCTGATCGACCTGTCCGAGTCGATCGGCAACCTCGCCGCCCGTCGTGGTCTGCGCCTGGTGGTCGAACCGGACCGCCTGGGTGCGCGCAGTGCCGGTGGGGTGGAGTGGTTCGGCCGCCCCGACACCCTCTCCATCGTCGAAGCCGAGGCCCTGTCCCGCCTGATCGCTCCTTACCGGGTCGGGACCGCCTCCGGTGCGGACGTCAGCGAAGAAGAGCCGCTGCTGTCCAACCCGTCGCTGCTGGAACTGCTCGGCATCCCGGGCGACCCGATGACGTTCGATGTCCAGCAGGCCTGGCGGCCCCGCCCGATCCGCGACCGTTACCGCGTCCCGTTCGGCGTGGGCGAGTACGGGCAGCCGGTGGAGCTGGACATCAAGGAGGCCGCGGTGGAGGGCATGGGCCCGCACGGCCTGTGCATCGGCGCCACCGGTTCCGGTAAGTCCGAGTTCCTGCGCACCCTCGTGCTGGGCATGCTCGCCACCCACTCCTCCAGCACCCTGAACTTCGTCCTGGTGGACTTCAAGGGTGGTGCGACGTTCCTCGGCCTGGACAAGGCCCCCCACGTCTCCGCGGTCATCACCAACCTCGCCGACGAGGTCACCCTGGTCGACCGCATGCGGGACGCACTGGCGGGGGAGATGAACCGCCGCCAGGAAGCGTTGAAGAACGGCGGCAACTTCAAAAACGTGTGGGAGTACGAGAAAGCGCGGGAGAACGGCGCCGACCTCGACCCGCTGCCGGCGTTGTTCATCGTCTGTGACGAGTTCTCCGAACTCCTGGCCGCCAAGCCCGACTTCATTGATTTGTTCGTCGCGATCGGCCGGCTGGGGCGGTCGCTGCAGATGCACATGCTGCTCGCGTCCCAGCGCCTGGAAGAAGGCAAGCTGCGCGGCCTGGACTCGCACCTGTCCTACCGGATCGGCCTGAAAACCTTCTCCGCCGCGGAATCCCGCGCGGCGATCGGCGTCCCCGACGCCTTCGAACTGCCCTCGGTCCCCGGCGGCGGCTACCTGAAGTTCGACACCTCCACACTGGTGCGGTTCAAGGCCTCCTACGTCTCCGGGGCGTATCGGCCGGCCGGGATTCAGGCGGCGGGCCCGGCGGCGACGGTGGTGCGGGCGGACAAGCGGCCGCAGCTGTTCGTGCCGGACTTCGTGGAGTTGCCGAAGGAACCCGAGCCCCAGCAGATCGAGGAAGCACCCAAGGCGGAGGAGAAGCAGCCCGAGGAAGCGGTCGAGCCCAGCGAGCTCGACGTCATCGTCTCCCGGCTGGTCGGGCAGGGCCCGCCCGCGCACGAGGTGTGGCTCCCGCCGTTGAACGAGCCCAACTCGTTGGACACGCTGCTGCCGAACCTGAACCCCACCGACGACCGGGGCCTGTCCCCGGTCGGTTTCTTCGGGAACGGGCGCCTGCAGGTGCCGATGGGGATTGTGGACCGGCCGTACGAGCAGCGCCGGGACATGTTGTGGGCGGACTTCGCCGGCGCGGCCGGGCACGGCGTCCTCGCGGGTGGTCCGCAGTCGGGCAAGTCGACCATGCTCCGGACCCTGATCATGTCCATGGCGTTGACCCACACCCCGGAAGAGGTCCAGTTCTATTGCCTGGACCTCGGTGGCGGCACCCTGGCCGGCCTGGCCGACCTGCCCCA includes the following:
- the eccCa gene encoding type VII secretion protein EccCa, producing the protein MSTLQFKKSPRLAAPRPPGGEVHLEPPPEVPRTIPGNIVQKLIPGVMIFASLGMMGYMFTAGGRNPQTIMMSGMMLMGTVGMLAGGGGRGGGAKKAEMDEDRKDYLRYLGQMRDRAREAMVDQRAALEWVHPDPQSLWSLAASRRMWERRTNDQDFLHLRVGRSSHRLATRLVPPQTGPVDELEPIATLALRRFVRAHSIVPDLPTQITLRGFAAVSMQGERALTRGLARAMVAQLVAFHGPDDVMIAIATAGRAKEEWEWAKWLPHVQHPTMADGIGQLRMMAGSLAQVEQWLDEELRDRQRFSRNATPPPDQPHVVIIVDDAEVTREEQIILEEGLVGVTLIDLSESIGNLAARRGLRLVVEPDRLGARSAGGVEWFGRPDTLSIVEAEALSRLIAPYRVGTASGADVSEEEPLLSNPSLLELLGIPGDPMTFDVQQAWRPRPIRDRYRVPFGVGEYGQPVELDIKEAAVEGMGPHGLCIGATGSGKSEFLRTLVLGMLATHSSSTLNFVLVDFKGGATFLGLDKAPHVSAVITNLADEVTLVDRMRDALAGEMNRRQEALKNGGNFKNVWEYEKARENGADLDPLPALFIVCDEFSELLAAKPDFIDLFVAIGRLGRSLQMHMLLASQRLEEGKLRGLDSHLSYRIGLKTFSAAESRAAIGVPDAFELPSVPGGGYLKFDTSTLVRFKASYVSGAYRPAGIQAAGPAATVVRADKRPQLFVPDFVELPKEPEPQQIEEAPKAEEKQPEEAVEPSELDVIVSRLVGQGPPAHEVWLPPLNEPNSLDTLLPNLNPTDDRGLSPVGFFGNGRLQVPMGIVDRPYEQRRDMLWADFAGAAGHGVLAGGPQSGKSTMLRTLIMSMALTHTPEEVQFYCLDLGGGTLAGLADLPHVGGVAVARREPDKARRIVAELTTLLTEREGRFGALGIDSMNEFRNRKRRGEIPPETDAFGDAFLVVDNWRALRDDFEELETSITRLATQGLAYGVHVVISANRWADLRPAIKDMLGTRFELRLGDPTESDIDRRTAVNVPAGRPGRGLTREKLHMLTGLPRIDGSSDADTVAAGVADAVAKIRGAWRGRPAPQVRLLPEMITYEEVLKADTRRDTKLVPIGVNEEDLQPIYLDFNADPHFFAFADGESGKTNLLRQIARGITERYSPQEAVILLVDYRRTMLGFLSGDSLLGYAVSSTQLDSMVQDVYGSMTRRLPGADVTQEQLKTRSWWTGPDLFVLVDDYDLVVTQTNNPLKPLSDFLAQAKDVGLHLVVVRRTGGASRASYDPVIGKLKEIAAPGMVMNGSKDEGALIGNIRPSAMPPGRGNLLTRKAGKQLVQVSWIQPD